Proteins from a genomic interval of Odontesthes bonariensis isolate fOdoBon6 chromosome 7, fOdoBon6.hap1, whole genome shotgun sequence:
- the syt18b gene encoding uncharacterized protein syt18b, which translates to MPYNDEEYPGQPLWQSVLLFFCKGMIEGIVVILFLWLLLQVLFTRQLEVHLQILLLVGLIVFCLTLVLGCIVCWKKSQICTVKDKAPVTSAPAPAEPLTPTQSVHPSGATAASRQLYEELDGDTLEYPSTFTSPAPSQRQFTSLSFSNPAQSAPEENEQATSYFSLRRLSSPLLTAPLYKPIHPSRASLPTIAKPGLLTKTCEYLQRRCTVTGDARSYKERSRPTCPSAVSHSMPEKPIPLTSLSYGSSAVSKQQLSPKPCLHFTMAFSPEQQILTVTFLNLTGMLQRLEDVTVLGSLPPLNPCPTQATVPSTLSPEANSQVLLLKVNSAKELQRCKLRLDLYAQEAQTQGGTALGEVEVECGERDWKPEHPFHFMKELHPNNWNIENISVSRC; encoded by the exons ATGCCCTACAATGATGAGGAGTACCCAGGGCAGCCTCTCTGGCAGTCTGTGCTGCTTTTCTTCTGCAAAGGCATGATTGAAGGAATCGTGGTCATTCTTTTCCTCTGGCTTCTGCTGCAGGTCCTCTTCACGAGACAACTGGAAG TTCATCTTCAGATTCTTCTTCTGGTTGGACTCATCGTCTTTTGTCTGACTTTGGTTCTGGGATGTATCGTGTGCTGGAAGAAAAGTCAGATTTGCACAGTGAAAGACAAAGCTCCCGTCACATCGGCGCCAGCTCCAGCTGAACCTCTGACCCCTACTCAGAGCGTACATCCCTCTGGAGCAACCGCAGCATCCCGGCAGCTGTATGAGGAGCTGGACGGAGACACGCTTGAGTACCCATCCACATTCAccagccccgccccctcccAGCGTCAGTTCACCTCTCTGTCATTTTCTAATCCAGCTCAATCTGCCCCTGAAGAAAATGAACAGGCTACATCTTATTTTTCCCTGCGCCGCCTCAGCTCACCACTGCTGACAGCACCCCTTTATAAACCCATACACCCCAGCCGTGCTTCCCTGCCTACAATAGCCAAACCGGGGCTGTTGACCAAAACATGTGAGTATCTGCAGAGGCGCTGCACAGTAACTGGAGATGCTAGATCTTACAAAGAGCGCAGCAGACCCACCTGCCCCTCTGCTGTCTCTCATTCAATGCCTGAGAAACCAATTCCACTGACTTCACTGAGCTATGGCTCAAGTGCAGTCAGCAAACAGCAATTATCACCAAAACCCTGCCTCCATTTCACCATGGCCTTCTCTCCAGAGCAGCAGATCCTGACAGTCACTTTCTTAAACCTCACTGGGATGCTGCAGAGACTGGAGGATGTGACTGTGCTGGGTAGTCTGCCACCTCTGAACCCCTGTCCCACACAAGCCACAGTTCCAAGCACCCTGAGCCCTGAAGCCAATAGCCAGGTGCTGCTTTTGAAGGTGAACTCGGCGAAGGAGCTCCAAAGGTGTAAACTGAGATTAGATCTGTATGCACAGGAAGCACAGACCCAGGGAGGCACCGCTCTGGGTGAAGTGGAGGTTGAATGCGGAGAAAGAGACTGGAAACCAGAGCATCCATTTCACTTCATGAAAGAGCTTCACCCAAACAACTGGAATATTGAAAATATATCTGTGAGCAGGTgttaa
- the edc3 gene encoding enhancer of mRNA-decapping protein 3, which translates to MAADWLGSLVSINCGPTLGVYQGEVSSVDQTTQTISLRQPFHNGVKCPVPEVTFSAIDIKELKILDIRNDNARTNSATSTKMSSVSVVVPKSDPRSVEKLNSPQQCSKSHLDALGQLKGFRRRHNSWSSSSRGVNQVTPKKNGVKNGQMKQRDDECFGDGIDDGLDTDFDFEGNLALFDKAAVFSEIDTSERRNGVRSRGTPQDQTPSRYRHDENILEAKPVVYRQITVPQSGAIEYCTDSGLVVPSISYELYKRLLSVAERHGLTLERRLEMTGVCASQMALTLLGGPNRFTPKNLHQHPTVALLCGPHVQGAQGISCGRHLANHEVEVILFLPNFVKMLDSVTSELTLFNKTGGKQVSSIKDLPDTPVDLIINCLDCHENTFLMDQPWYRAAADWSNQNRAPVLSLDPPVSGQGHAVEAKWSLSLCLPLPLAEGAGRVYLCDIGVPRQVFQEVGIKYHSPFGCKFVIPLHSA; encoded by the exons ATGGCTGCGGACTGGTTAGGTAGTTTGGTGTCAATTAACTGTGGGCCAACGCTGGGAGTGTATCAAGGAGAGGTGTCATCTGTGGACCAGACCACACAAACTATCTCCTTAAGACAACCTTTCCATAACGGAGTTAAGTGCCCCGTTCCCGAGGTCACATTTAG TGCCATTGATATAAAGGAACTAAAGATTTTAGACATCAGAAATGACAATGCCAGGACAAACTCCGCTACATCTACAAAGATGAGCAGTGTGTCAGTTGTGGTCCCGAAGAGTGACCCCAGATCTGTAGAGAAACTCAACTCTCCACAACAATGCTCTAAAAGTCATCTGGATGCACTGGGCCAGCTTAAAGGGTTTCGTCGGAGACACAACTCCT GGTCATCAAGTAGTCGAGGGGTAAACCAAGTGACGCCAAAAAAGAATGGAGTGAAAAATGGTCAGATGAAGCAAAGAGATGATGAGTGTTTCGGAGATGGCATTGACGATGGCCTGGATACGGACTTTGATTTTGAGGGCAACTTGGCCCTTTTTGACAAAGCAGCCGTTTTCTCAGAGATTGACACGTCAGAGCGACGTAATGGTGTGAGGTCACGCGGGACACCTCAAGACCAGACGCCCTCGCGATACCGTCACGATGAGAACATCCTGGAGGCCAAACCTGTTGTGTACAGACAGATCACTGTACCACAGTCCGGGGCCATAGAGTACTGCACTG ACTCTGGACTTGTTGTGCCGAGTATATCCTATGAACTGTACAAGCGTCTGTTGTCTGTAGCCGAGCGTCACGGTCTCACACTGGAGCGAAGACTTGAGATGACCGGAGTTTGTGCCAGTCAGATGGCGCTGACATTGTTAGGAGGGCCCAACAG ATTCACACCCAAAAATTTACATCAGCATCCCACAGTGGCGCTGCTATGTGGTCCTCATGTTCAGGGAGCTCAGGGCATCAGCTGCGGTCGTCACCTGGCCAATCACGAAGTGGAGGTTATATTGTTCCTGCCAAATTTTGTCAAGATGCTTGATTCTGTGACCAGTGAGCTCACGCTCTTCAACAAGACTGGTGGCAAGCAGGTGTCCAGTATCAAAG ACCTTCCAGACACCCCGGTGGATCTGATCATCAACTGTCTGGACTGTCACGAGAACACATTCCTCATGGATCAGCCTTGGTATCGGGCAGCTGCGGATTGGTCTAACCAGAACAGAGCACCGGTGCTCAGCTTGGATCCCCCTGTAAGTGGGCAGGGGCATGCAGTCGAAGCAAAGTGGTCCCTCTCGCTTTGCCTTCCGCTTCCCCTGGCCGAGGGGGCCGGCAGGGTTTACCTGTGCGACATAGGTGTCCCTCGCCAGGTTTTTCAAGAAGTGGGAATCAAATACCATTCGCCCTTTGGCTGCAAATTTGTCATCCCCTTGCATTCTGCTTAA
- the LOC142384129 gene encoding tyrosine-protein kinase CSK-like: MTEVQSPWPQGTECVARYNFKGTSEQDLPFNKGDVLTIVVVTKDPNWYKARNAAGLEGTIPSNYVQKREGVKSGGKLSLMPWFHGKITRDQAEELLNPPENGLFLVRESTNFPGDYTLCVSCDGKVEHYRIIYNNGKLTIDDEVYFENLMQLMEHYTKDADGLCTKLIKPKLEEGTVAAQDEFSRSGWSMNRKDLKLQQVIGKGEFGDVMVGDYRGTKVAVKCIKNDATAQAFIAEASVMTQLRHNNLVQLLGVIVEEKGSLFIVTEYMAKGCLVDYLRSRGRTVLVGDALLNFTLDVCEAMAYLEANNFVHRDLAARNVLVSDDNIAKVSDFGLTKEASSTQDTAKLPVKWTSPEALREKKFSTKSDVWSYGILLWEIYSFGRVPYPRIPLKDVVPRVEKGYKMDCPDGCPEVVYNIMKQCWNLDPAARPSFHMLKEWLQHISQKK; the protein is encoded by the exons ATGACAGAGGTCCAG AGTCCATGGCCACAGGGCACAGAGTGTGTGGCCAGGTACAACTTCAAGGGCACATCAGAGCAGGACCTGCCGTTTAACAAAGGAGACGTGTTGACGATCGTCGTTGTCACAAAA GACCCTAACTGGTACAAAGCTAGAAATGCTGCAGGCCTCGAGGGAACAATACCTTCCAACTATGTTCAGAAAAGAGAAGGTGTGAAATCTGGCGGAAAGCTGAGTCTGATGCC ATGGTTTCATGGGAAGATAACTCGGGATCAGGCAGAGGAGCTGCTTAACCCCCCTGAGAATGGCCTGTTTTTGGTGCGAGAGAGCACCAACTTCCCCGGTGACTACACTCTCTGTGTGAGCTGCGATGGTAAGGTGGAGCACTACCGCATCATCTACAACAATGGCAAGCTCACCATCGACGATGAGGTCTATTTTGAGAACCTCATGCAGCTGATGGAG CACTACACCAAAGATGCTGATGGTCTGTGTACCAAACTAATCAAGCCAAAGCTGGAGGAGGGGACAGTGGCAGCTCAGGATGAGTTTTCCAGGA GCGGCTGGTCGATGAACAGAAAGgacctgaagctgcagcaggttATTGGAAAAGGAGAATTTGGAG ATGTCATGGTGGGAGACTACAGAGGGACTAAAGTAGCTGTGAAGTGCATAAAGAATGATGCCACGGCACAGGCTTTTATCGCAGAGGCCTCTGTCATGAC GCAACTACGGCACAATAACCTGGTACAGCTGCTTGGAGTGATTGTGGAGGAGAAAGGAAGTCTTTTTATAGTTACCGAATATATGGCCAAG ggctGTTTGGTTGACTATTTACGTTCCAGAGGTCGTACAGTACTCGTTGGAGATGCACTCCTTAATTTTACTTT AGATGTTTGTGAAGCCATGGCTTACCTGGAGGCCAACAACTTTGTGCATCGAGACTTAGCAGCCCGAAATGTTCTTGTGTCGGATGACAACATTGCCAAAGTCAGTGACTTTGGTTTGACCAAGGAGGCCTCTTCCACTCAGGATACAGCTAAGCTGCCTGTGAAGTGGACGTCACCGGAGGCCCTCAGAGAAAAG AAATTTTCCACCAAATCAGATGTTTGGAGCTATGGAATTCTGCTTTGGGAGATTTACTCCTTTGGTCGTGTGCCTTATCCAAGAATT CCCTTGAAAGATGTGGTGCCACGGGTGGAGAAGGGTTACAAAATGGACTGTCCAGATGGCTGTCCTGAAGTCGTGTATAACATCATGAAACAGTGCTGGAACCTGGATCCTGCTGCTCGACCAAGCTTTCACATGCTGAAGGAGTGGCTACAACACATCAGTCAGAAAAAGtga
- the mapda gene encoding N6-Methyl-AMP deaminase, whose product MDGDDDFFYRELPKVELHAHLNGSVSSQTIERLISRKPHLNIEHSMTAIGKGQRRTLDECFEVFKVIHKLVDTEEDILMVATDVIREFAADGVRYLELRSTPREEKTTGLTKKSYIETVIGAIQQCKNKGEDIDVRFLVAIDRRNGTEVAMETVKLAEEFMLSSDGLVVGMDLSGDPTVGHGKDLLPALERAKNCGLKLSLHLSEVPSQLEESDLLLNLPPDRIGHGTFLHPETGGSQSLVDKVVRNNIPLELCLTSNVKGQTVPCYSKHHFKYWYQLGHPCVLCTDDKGVFCTDLSQEYQLAASTFGLSREEVWKLSQRAIDSIFAEEAVKQRLRQRWNDLHCQVFK is encoded by the exons ATGGACGGTGATGATGACTTCTTTTATCGGGAGCTGCCGAAGGTG GAGCTTCACGCGCACCTCAACGGCTCAGTCAGCTCCCAAACCATCGAGAGGCTCATCAGCCGGAAGCCGCATCTTAACATCGAGCACAGCATGACGGCTATCGGCAAGGGCCAGCGTAGGACTCTGGATGA ATGCTTTGAGGTCTTCAAGGTTATCCATAAGTTGGTGGATACGGAGGAGGATATCCTGATG GTGGCCACAGATGTTATCAGGGAGTTTGCAGCCGATGGCGTCAGATATTTGGAGCTCAGAAGTACTCCAAGAGAAGAGAAAACTACAG gATTAACTAAAAAGAGTTATATTGAGACTGTCATCGGAGCCATCCAGCAGTGTAAAAACAAGGGAGAGGACATTGATGTCAG GTTTCTGGTGGCCATTGACCGCAGGAATGGGACTGAGGTTGCCATGGAGACGGTGAAGCTGGCTGAAGAGTTTATGCTGTCATCTGATGGTTTGGTGGTGGGAATGGACCTCAGCGGAGATCCAACG GTGGGCCATGGCAAAGACCTTCTTCCTGCTTTAGAGAGGGCCAAAAACTGTGGACTGAAGTTGTCACTGCATCTCTCTGAG GTCCCATCACAGCTGGAGGAGTCAGATTTGCTGTTGAATCTTCCTCCCGACAGGATTggtcatggaaccttcttacaTCCTGAAACGGGTGGTTCTCAAAGCCTTGTTGACAAAGTGGTGAGGAACAACATACCGCTGG AGCTTTGTCTGACATCGAACGTTAAAGGACAAACTGTGCCGTGTTACTCCAAACATCACTTCAAATATTGGTACCAGCTGGGACATCCGTGTGTGCTTTGT ACCGATGATAAAGGAGTCTTTTGTACAGACTTGTCTCAGGAATATCAGCTGGCCGCGTCCACGTTCGGCCTCAGTCGTGAGGAAGTGTGGAAGCTCTCCCAGCGGGCCATAGACTCCATCTTTGCCGAAGAAGCTGTGAAACAGCGGctcagacagaggtggaatgatTTACATTGTCAGGTGTTCAAGTGA